From a region of the Halanaerobium hydrogeniformans genome:
- a CDS encoding metal ABC transporter substrate-binding protein, with the protein MKKILFFLFLFSLLILPLSNVQAAGADVHVSIYPIYEIAERVGGERLNINQVTPDGVEVHGFEPSPRVLAQLENTDLFIYIGQQLQGWTENVADNLRDEGIKVIDLTEHVDLIEYDGHHHHDDHHHEHEEDAHHDHHEHEEDAHHDHHEHEEDAHHDHHEHEEDAHHDHHEDGHHHDHSHGEYDNHIWLDFNNMIVITELMVEEFSQLDPEGEEVYRANGEAVIEELKALDQAYEEGLQDLKNDTIIVSHAAFGYLAENYGLKQRAVTGLDPHSEPSSQTIRELIDLSRETGQEYIFLEVLASPRAVNVVAEEAGLEILTLNPAAGLREEDIENNENYFTIMYDNLENLKKALK; encoded by the coding sequence ATGAAAAAAATTCTATTTTTTCTTTTTCTTTTTTCACTGCTTATTCTGCCGTTAAGTAATGTTCAGGCAGCAGGGGCAGATGTACATGTGAGTATTTATCCGATCTACGAAATAGCTGAGAGAGTTGGTGGAGAAAGATTGAATATCAATCAGGTTACTCCAGATGGAGTAGAGGTCCATGGATTTGAACCTTCACCAAGAGTTTTAGCTCAGCTTGAAAATACTGATCTATTTATTTATATTGGTCAGCAGCTGCAGGGATGGACTGAAAATGTAGCGGATAATTTAAGAGATGAAGGGATCAAAGTCATCGACCTAACTGAACATGTAGATCTAATTGAATATGATGGACACCACCATCATGATGATCACCACCATGAACATGAAGAAGATGCACACCATGATCACCATGAACATGAAGAAGATGCACACCATGATCACCATGAACATGAAGAAGATGCACACCATGATCACCATGAACATGAAGAAGATGCACACCATGATCATCATGAAGATGGACATCACCATGATCATTCTCATGGAGAATATGATAACCATATCTGGCTAGATTTTAATAATATGATTGTGATAACAGAACTGATGGTAGAAGAATTCTCTCAACTAGATCCAGAGGGTGAAGAAGTATATAGGGCAAATGGAGAAGCAGTTATCGAAGAACTAAAAGCACTGGATCAAGCTTATGAAGAGGGGCTTCAGGATTTAAAAAATGATACTATTATTGTTTCTCATGCTGCTTTTGGCTATCTTGCAGAAAATTATGGTTTAAAACAAAGAGCAGTAACAGGTTTAGATCCTCACTCAGAACCATCATCACAAACCATTAGAGAGTTAATTGATCTTTCCAGGGAAACAGGTCAGGAATATATCTTTTTAGAAGTTCTTGCCAGTCCTCGGGCAGTGAATGTAGTTGCTGAAGAAGCTGGTTTAGAGATATTAACCTTAAATCCGGCTGCTGGTTTAAGAGAAGAAGACATTGAAAATAATGAAAACTACTTTACAATAATGTATGATAATCTTGAAAACTTGAAAAAAGCATTAAAATAA
- a CDS encoding metal ABC transporter ATP-binding protein, translated as MKVLEINNVSFSYEQEEVIKDITLSFAKSDFAAFVGPNGSGKSTLIKMITGNLKPDQGDIKIFGKSITNYSDWSRIGYISQQVRDFNQSFPATVREIIASNLYNKMGFIKIMNSELETKINKALKLVDMENYLNRKIGNLSGGQQQRVFIARMMVNDPDLILLDEPLVGVDIRAQDDFYQIIGEINDNLEKTVIMVSHDVNLISKQANKVICFDNGEAYSHDSSDFSYQNYIEGLRDTSIRIIPEHGH; from the coding sequence ATGAAGGTTCTAGAAATAAATAATGTTAGTTTTTCCTATGAACAGGAAGAGGTCATAAAAGATATTACATTATCTTTTGCCAAAAGTGATTTTGCGGCTTTTGTTGGGCCAAACGGTTCAGGGAAAAGCACTTTAATCAAAATGATCACCGGTAATTTAAAGCCCGATCAGGGAGATATAAAAATCTTTGGAAAATCGATTACAAATTATAGTGATTGGAGTAGGATAGGTTATATATCCCAACAGGTTAGGGATTTTAACCAGAGTTTTCCAGCTACGGTTAGGGAGATAATTGCCAGCAATCTCTATAATAAAATGGGATTTATCAAAATAATGAATTCTGAATTAGAAACGAAGATAAATAAAGCTTTAAAGCTTGTAGATATGGAGAATTATTTAAATAGAAAGATCGGGAACTTATCTGGTGGTCAACAGCAGAGAGTTTTTATCGCCAGGATGATGGTTAATGACCCGGATCTTATTTTACTTGATGAACCCTTAGTTGGGGTTGATATAAGGGCTCAGGATGATTTTTATCAGATTATTGGTGAGATAAATGATAATCTGGAGAAAACGGTTATTATGGTATCCCATGATGTTAATTTAATCAGTAAACAGGCAAACAAAGTTATCTGTTTTGATAATGGTGAAGCATATTCTCATGATTCAAGTGATTTTAGTTATCAAAATTATATAGAAGGATTAAGAGATACATCGATAAGAATTATTCCGGAACATGGTCATTAA
- a CDS encoding metal ABC transporter permease, with protein sequence MLLLEFLNYRFMKRALLAGNLVGIVAPLVGVFLSLRRLSLIGHALSHVALAGVAIGLFAGFLPIYSAIVVSIIAALAIEKLRRDYSDYAELSLAIILAAGLGVATILINLSQRSAGIQSYLFGSISLVGSRDIYIILFLTIIIIAIIVKFYYGFFFLAFNEDEARLAGVPAKPLNIIFMIVTSLTVALSIQIVGTLLIASLITIPVATGMLLGKSFKNTIFYSIFFSLISVNSGIILSFYYDLASGGTIILISVFLLLVVISIKKVFHIN encoded by the coding sequence GTGTTGTTGCTGGAATTTTTAAATTATAGATTCATGAAAAGAGCTTTGCTTGCCGGTAATCTTGTCGGCATAGTTGCTCCACTTGTGGGAGTTTTTTTGAGTTTGAGAAGACTTTCTTTAATCGGTCATGCTCTTTCACATGTGGCACTGGCAGGGGTAGCTATAGGTCTTTTTGCAGGATTTTTACCGATTTATTCAGCAATTGTAGTTTCGATTATCGCTGCTTTAGCAATAGAGAAATTGCGTAGGGATTATTCTGATTATGCCGAATTATCACTTGCAATAATTCTTGCTGCAGGTTTAGGGGTTGCAACGATTTTAATTAACCTTTCTCAAAGAAGTGCTGGGATTCAGAGCTATTTATTTGGCAGTATTTCTTTGGTTGGAAGCAGAGATATTTATATTATCTTATTTTTAACTATAATAATAATTGCAATTATTGTTAAATTTTATTACGGTTTTTTCTTTCTAGCATTTAATGAAGATGAAGCCAGGTTGGCAGGGGTCCCGGCCAAACCATTAAATATAATTTTTATGATTGTTACCTCACTTACTGTAGCACTTTCAATCCAGATAGTGGGAACTTTATTAATTGCATCTTTAATCACAATCCCGGTTGCAACGGGGATGCTTTTGGGTAAAAGCTTTAAAAACACTATTTTTTACAGCATCTTTTTTAGTTTGATTTCTGTAAATTCTGGTATAATATTATCTTTTTATTATGATCTTGCTTCAGGAGGAACGATTATTTTAATTAGTGTTTTTCTTTTATTGGTCGTGATTTCTATAAAAAAAGTATTTCATATAAATTAA